A single Nocardioides sp. JS614 DNA region contains:
- the folE gene encoding GTP cyclohydrolase I FolE: MTSTAAISTDRATGPAVDQVAARRWRPRVTHPGPEIDAGAAEQAAADLLTALGLDLTDENLTETPRRMAQALIEMTSGADFALTTFPNDEGYDELVLVRDIPLQSVCEHHMLPFVGIAHIGYLPGDRILGLSKFARMVDLHARRPQTQERLTKRIADHLQEALQPHGVGVVIEAEHTCMSLRGARAAGARTTTSALFGRLRDDPRSRAEFLALTRSTP, from the coding sequence GTGACCAGCACCGCCGCCATCTCCACCGACCGGGCAACCGGCCCCGCTGTCGACCAGGTCGCGGCGCGGCGGTGGCGGCCACGTGTCACGCACCCGGGGCCCGAGATCGACGCCGGCGCGGCGGAGCAGGCCGCCGCCGACCTGCTCACCGCCCTGGGGCTGGACCTGACCGACGAGAACCTCACCGAGACACCGCGGCGCATGGCCCAGGCGCTGATCGAGATGACCAGCGGAGCGGACTTCGCGCTGACCACGTTCCCCAACGACGAGGGCTACGACGAGCTCGTCCTCGTCAGGGACATCCCTCTGCAGTCGGTGTGCGAGCACCACATGCTGCCCTTCGTCGGCATCGCCCACATCGGCTATCTTCCCGGTGACCGCATCTTGGGACTGTCGAAGTTCGCCCGGATGGTCGACCTCCACGCACGCCGACCCCAGACGCAGGAACGGCTCACCAAACGCATCGCCGACCACCTCCAAGAGGCGCTGCAGCCGCACGGCGTCGGTGTCGTCATCGAGGCCGAGCACACCTGCATGAGCCTGCGCGGCGCCCGAGCAGCAGGCGCCCGCACCACGACATCGGCACTGTTCGGCCGGCTCCGCGACGACCCCCGCAGCCGCGCTGAGTTCCTCGCCCTCACCAGGAGCACGCCATGA